One Succinispira mobilis DSM 6222 genomic window carries:
- the rpoC gene encoding DNA-directed RNA polymerase subunit beta', protein MLDVNNFDSMRIGLASPEQITKWSFGEVRKPETINYRTLKPERDGLFCEKIFGPTKDWECHCGKYKRVRYKGVVCDRCGVEVTRSKVRRDRMGHIELAAPVSHIWYFKGIPSRMGLILNLSPRSLERVLYFAYYIVLDSGETPLAKGSLLSEQEYSEARDKYGESFVVGMGAEAIKQLLKEIDLGTLADSLREELKEATGQRKVKAVRRLEVCEAFKKSGNRPEWMIMDIVPVIPPELRPMVQLDGGRFATSDLNDLYRRVINRNNRLKKLLAQGAPNIIVRNEKRMLQEAVDALIDNGRRGRPVTGPGNRPLKSLSDMLKGKQGRFRQNLLGKRVDYSGRSVIVVGPELKMHQCGLPKEMALELFKPFVMKKLVNSGQSPNIKNAKQRVERANAEVWDVLEDVIKEHPVLLNRAPTLHRLGIQAFEPILSEGRAIKIHPLVCTAYNADFDGDQMAVHVPLSAEAQAEARLLMLSAHNILAPKDGKPVAVPSQDMILGAYYLTIIRDNAKGEGTCYTGINEALLAYHHQELHLQARIKVRIPNKEIYGHPDQEGRTLVNTTVGNAIFNEVLPLELRYFYQKNGEWHLEKLVGKKELGELVAKSFKLFGNTRTASLLDDIKKMGFANACRAGITIAVSDIKVPERKAEILARTEVEVDRTEGLFRRGLLSEDERYKTIIKLWTETTQEITDELMQSTLDAFNPVYMMANSGARGNKQQIRQLAGMRGLMADPSGRIIDLPIKANFREGLTVLEYFISTHGARKGLADTALRTADSGYLTRRLVDVAQDVIVREDDCDVTTFDLNKAKSKLRRVETGCSAGKLEEILTGRNLAQTIVDPETNEVIAEADSIIDATVITAVVEKHILAVVVYAKDSEDANATETIICNVPMDKLNKILKADIMYRVGNYPLEEDVRDANAQVVFAKGTVVDENVVDTILASDGVSTIKVRNDEIVGIEVSVITDEKDEKTVIVPLKDRLEGRTLAEDICDPETGEVLFKCNNLITEDDAAAIAKLKKVVLIRSVLNCKSKYGVCKKCYGKNLATGQMVDIGEAVGIIAAQSIGEPGTQLTMRTFHTGGVAGDDITQGLPRVEELFEARKPKRAAVLVEQSGKVNVTTDPKGNKRILVTDENKEEHAYQIPYGSKLHVETGDIVKIGDRLTEGSKNPHDVLRLSGMKAAQEYIVGEVQRVYKSQGVEINDRHLEVMVRQMMRKIKIEEAGDTEMLPGELIDINEFNEANKLVMERGLEPAQGRGVVLGITKASLATDSFLSAASFQETTRVLTDAAIKGKIDPLLGLKENVIIGKLVPAGTGMSRYRNINIRHN, encoded by the coding sequence TTGTTAGATGTAAATAATTTTGATTCTATGCGTATCGGCCTTGCTTCTCCAGAGCAAATTACAAAATGGTCATTTGGAGAAGTGCGTAAGCCAGAAACAATAAATTATCGGACTCTGAAGCCGGAACGGGATGGTCTGTTTTGCGAAAAGATTTTTGGACCCACAAAGGACTGGGAGTGTCATTGTGGTAAATATAAACGTGTGCGTTATAAAGGGGTAGTCTGCGATCGTTGCGGTGTTGAGGTAACTCGCTCGAAAGTGCGTAGAGACCGGATGGGTCATATTGAATTGGCTGCGCCAGTTTCTCATATCTGGTATTTTAAAGGTATTCCAAGCCGGATGGGTTTAATTTTAAACTTATCACCACGTTCTTTAGAACGCGTATTATACTTTGCTTATTACATAGTTCTTGACTCAGGAGAAACCCCCCTAGCTAAAGGCAGTTTGTTAAGTGAGCAAGAATATAGTGAAGCACGTGATAAATACGGTGAAAGTTTTGTTGTGGGCATGGGTGCTGAAGCAATAAAACAACTCTTGAAAGAAATTGATTTAGGTACTTTGGCGGATAGCTTAAGAGAAGAATTAAAAGAAGCAACTGGTCAAAGAAAAGTTAAAGCAGTTCGTCGCCTAGAAGTTTGCGAAGCCTTTAAAAAATCCGGTAATCGTCCAGAATGGATGATTATGGACATAGTGCCGGTAATTCCACCAGAGCTAAGACCAATGGTACAATTAGACGGCGGACGTTTTGCGACTTCTGATTTAAATGATTTGTATCGTCGGGTAATTAATAGAAATAATCGTTTGAAAAAATTATTAGCGCAAGGTGCACCGAACATTATTGTGCGTAATGAAAAACGGATGTTACAAGAAGCAGTAGATGCTTTAATTGATAATGGTCGTCGGGGTCGCCCGGTAACAGGACCGGGCAATCGTCCGCTTAAATCTTTATCAGATATGTTAAAAGGTAAACAAGGACGTTTCCGTCAAAACTTACTAGGTAAGCGGGTTGACTATTCTGGTCGTTCGGTTATCGTAGTTGGTCCAGAACTGAAAATGCACCAATGTGGTTTGCCGAAGGAAATGGCTTTAGAATTATTTAAACCGTTTGTAATGAAAAAACTGGTTAATAGCGGTCAATCGCCCAATATCAAAAATGCTAAACAACGGGTAGAACGAGCTAATGCAGAAGTTTGGGATGTTTTGGAAGATGTTATTAAAGAACATCCTGTTCTATTGAACCGCGCCCCCACTTTGCATAGACTAGGTATTCAAGCCTTTGAACCGATTTTATCAGAAGGTCGGGCTATCAAAATCCACCCATTGGTTTGTACAGCTTATAACGCCGATTTCGATGGTGACCAAATGGCGGTACATGTACCGTTGTCAGCTGAAGCGCAAGCGGAAGCACGCTTACTAATGTTGTCAGCGCACAATATTTTGGCACCGAAAGATGGTAAACCTGTAGCTGTTCCATCTCAAGATATGATTTTGGGAGCTTACTATTTAACAATTATTCGGGATAATGCTAAAGGTGAAGGTACTTGTTATACAGGTATTAATGAAGCCTTATTAGCTTATCATCACCAAGAATTACATTTGCAAGCACGGATTAAAGTTCGTATTCCTAATAAGGAAATTTATGGTCATCCAGACCAAGAAGGTCGTACTTTAGTAAATACAACCGTGGGTAATGCAATTTTCAATGAAGTATTACCTCTAGAATTAAGATATTTTTACCAAAAAAATGGCGAATGGCATTTGGAAAAATTAGTAGGTAAAAAAGAATTGGGCGAGTTAGTCGCTAAATCTTTTAAACTATTTGGCAATACGCGTACTGCTTCTTTGTTAGATGATATTAAAAAAATGGGCTTTGCTAATGCGTGTCGCGCTGGTATTACTATTGCGGTATCGGATATTAAAGTTCCAGAGCGTAAAGCCGAAATTTTAGCAAGAACTGAAGTGGAAGTAGATCGTACGGAAGGTTTATTCCGTCGAGGTTTGCTTTCTGAAGATGAACGCTATAAAACAATTATTAAATTGTGGACAGAAACAACTCAAGAGATTACTGATGAATTGATGCAAAGCACGCTTGATGCTTTCAATCCAGTATATATGATGGCCAACTCTGGAGCGCGTGGTAATAAGCAACAGATTCGTCAGTTAGCAGGTATGCGTGGTTTGATGGCTGATCCATCAGGTCGAATTATCGACTTACCAATCAAAGCGAACTTCCGTGAAGGGTTAACAGTATTGGAGTACTTTATATCTACACATGGGGCTCGTAAAGGTTTGGCGGATACGGCGCTAAGAACTGCCGATTCGGGTTACTTAACACGTCGTTTGGTTGACGTAGCTCAAGATGTAATCGTGCGTGAAGATGATTGTGATGTAACTACTTTTGATCTAAATAAAGCAAAATCAAAATTGCGTAGGGTGGAAACTGGTTGCTCGGCTGGAAAATTAGAGGAAATTCTTACGGGTCGTAATTTAGCTCAAACTATTGTAGACCCTGAGACAAATGAAGTTATAGCTGAGGCTGATAGCATTATTGATGCGACGGTTATTACTGCGGTTGTTGAAAAACATATTTTAGCAGTTGTTGTTTATGCAAAAGACAGTGAAGATGCCAATGCTACTGAAACTATTATTTGCAATGTGCCGATGGATAAATTGAATAAAATTCTTAAAGCCGATATTATGTATCGCGTAGGTAACTACCCATTAGAGGAAGATGTGCGTGATGCTAATGCTCAAGTTGTTTTCGCTAAAGGGACAGTTGTAGATGAAAATGTAGTGGATACTATCTTAGCAAGTGATGGTGTGTCCACAATTAAAGTTCGTAATGATGAAATTGTCGGTATTGAAGTTAGTGTAATAACAGATGAGAAAGATGAAAAAACTGTTATCGTACCGCTTAAAGACCGTCTAGAAGGTAGAACTTTAGCTGAAGATATTTGTGATCCAGAGACTGGTGAAGTTTTGTTCAAATGTAATAATTTAATTACTGAAGATGATGCAGCGGCAATTGCTAAATTGAAAAAAGTTGTTCTCATTCGTTCAGTATTAAATTGCAAATCTAAATATGGCGTATGTAAAAAATGTTATGGTAAAAACCTAGCTACTGGACAAATGGTAGATATCGGGGAAGCTGTAGGTATTATCGCGGCTCAATCTATCGGTGAGCCTGGTACACAGTTGACAATGCGTACCTTCCATACTGGTGGGGTTGCTGGGGACGATATTACCCAAGGTCTACCTCGTGTCGAAGAATTATTTGAAGCGAGAAAACCAAAACGGGCGGCTGTTTTAGTTGAACAAAGTGGTAAGGTTAATGTTACTACTGATCCAAAAGGTAATAAACGAATTCTTGTTACTGATGAGAATAAGGAAGAGCATGCTTATCAAATCCCATATGGTTCTAAGTTGCACGTAGAAACTGGCGATATTGTTAAAATTGGTGATCGTTTAACTGAAGGATCTAAAAATCCACATGATGTATTGCGTTTGAGCGGTATGAAAGCAGCTCAAGAATATATTGTGGGCGAAGTACAACGTGTTTATAAATCTCAAGGGGTTGAAATTAATGACCGCCATCTAGAAGTAATGGTGCGTCAAATGATGCGTAAGATTAAGATTGAAGAAGCTGGCGATACCGAAATGTTACCAGGCGAGCTTATTGACATTAATGAATTTAATGAAGCGAATAAGCTAGTTATGGAACGTGGTTTAGAACCAGCCCAAGGTCGTGGCGTAGTCCTAGGTATTACCAAAGCGTCCTTGGCGACAGACTCTTTCTTATCAGCAGCTTCATTCCAAGAGACAACGCGCGTATTAACAGATGCGGCAATTAAGGGCAAAATTGATCCATTGTTGGGTCTAAAAGAAAATGTTATTATCGGTAAACTTGTACCAGCAGGAACTGGGATGAGTCGTTATCGCAATATAAACATTAGACATAATTAA
- the rplJ gene encoding 50S ribosomal protein L10 codes for MSVIRSEKQAVVAELKEKLTSAKGAVLIDFRGLTVAQDTVLRRKMREAGVEYRVIKNTLTAIAAKEAGIEGLDTYLVGTTAIAMSSADPVAAAKIVSEFAKDKEYKNFKIKAGIVEGSVIDANGVKALADLPSREVLLSKLLGSMMSPISGFATVLQGTIRNFVYVLDAVKQQKESA; via the coding sequence GTGTCAGTTATTCGTTCTGAAAAACAAGCTGTTGTAGCTGAGTTGAAAGAAAAATTAACTAGTGCTAAAGGTGCTGTGTTGATTGACTTTCGTGGCTTAACAGTTGCTCAAGATACTGTTTTACGTCGTAAAATGCGTGAAGCTGGTGTTGAATATCGCGTAATAAAAAATACTTTAACTGCAATCGCAGCTAAAGAAGCTGGTATTGAAGGGTTAGATACTTATTTAGTAGGCACTACTGCAATTGCAATGTCTTCTGCAGACCCAGTTGCCGCAGCTAAAATCGTTAGTGAATTTGCTAAAGATAAAGAGTATAAAAACTTTAAAATTAAAGCGGGTATTGTTGAAGGTAGTGTAATCGATGCAAATGGCGTTAAAGCTCTTGCAGATTTACCATCACGCGAAGTGTTGCTTTCGAAATTACTTGGCAGCATGATGTCGCCAATCAGCGGTTTTGCTACAGTTCTTCAAGGAACTATTCGCAACTTCGTTTATGTGCTTGATGCTGTTAAACAACAAAAAGAATCTGCATAA
- the rplL gene encoding 50S ribosomal protein L7/L12 produces the protein MNKEQIMEAVKAMTVLELSELVKAMEEEFGVSASAPVAVAAAPVAAAGGAAEEEKTEFDVILANAGASKINVIKVVREATGLGLKEAKEVVDGAPKAVKEKISKADAEALKAKLEEAGATVEIK, from the coding sequence ATGAATAAAGAACAAATTATGGAAGCCGTTAAGGCAATGACAGTATTAGAACTTTCTGAGCTTGTAAAAGCTATGGAAGAAGAATTTGGTGTATCTGCATCTGCTCCAGTAGCAGTAGCAGCAGCTCCAGTAGCAGCAGCAGGTGGCGCAGCTGAAGAAGAAAAAACTGAATTCGACGTAATTCTTGCTAACGCTGGCGCTAGCAAAATCAACGTAATCAAAGTTGTTCGTGAAGCAACTGGTCTTGGCTTAAAAGAAGCTAAAGAAGTAGTAGATGGCGCTCCTAAAGCAGTTAAAGAAAAAATTTCTAAAGCTGATGCAGAAGCTCTTAAAGCAAAACTTGAAGAAGCTGGCGCAACTGTTGAAATTAAATAA
- the rpoB gene encoding DNA-directed RNA polymerase subunit beta, producing the protein MFKPVPVGKRMRYSYAKIKEVLAMPNLIEIQKNSYKWFLEAGLRESFKEMSPVQDFAGNLELSFEDFQIGTPKYSVEECKERDASYSAPINVNVRLLYKETGEIKESRVFMGDLPLMTDTGTFIINGAERVIVSQLVRSPGVYYTQTKDTTGDNLYGATVIPGRGVWIEFETDANGVIYARVDRARKFPSTLLLKALGLASNGEIAAFFNNDHRVQATLERDHTNSREEALVEIYKRVRPGEPATLENAQQLIESVFFDSKKYDLSQVGRYKLIKKLGWRKRLLNKVLDAPYIDNQTGEVIIPAGVEISKEMIAELDEAGVFSDPSIKEFKIRKKEKVVKMLCIGDTSYTQRTLMVEDVFSAYNYLLNIMDEVGNTDDIDHLGNRRLRCVGELLYGQYRSGLMRMERVIRERMAVQDIEQVSPNALINIRPVVAAVKEFFGSSQLSQFMDQTNPLAELTHKRRLSALGPGGLSRERAGYEVRDVHHSHYGRMCPIETPEGPNIGLIGSLSTFAIINEFGFMETPYRLVDKTTNKVTDEIVYLAADEEDEFYCAQANEPLNEDGYFKDDKITVRYRHDILSVPVKRVDFMDVSPKQVVSIATALIPFLENDDANRALMGANMQRQAVPLLRTQAPLVGTGIEYKAAVDSGVCILAKNEGVVERVTSDEIHIRTDFGALDRYKLLKFKRSNQGTCINQRPIVYKGDRVVKNEVLADGPATDGGELALGYNVIVAFMPWEGYNYEDAILLNEDLVKADVFTSIHIEEYECDARDTKLGPEEITRDIPNIGDNAIKDLDERGIIRIGAEVRPGDILVGKVTPKGETELTAEEKLLRAIFGEKAREVRDTSLRVPHGEAGKIVNIKVFSRENGDELPPGVNVQVRVYIAQKRKISEGDKMAGRHGNKGVVSRIMPREDMPFLPDGRPVQIVLNPLGVPSRMNIGQILETHLGWVAATLGMQIKASELGIAEKLDELGYDMDKYGMPIPDKAGIHIATPVFDGAHETDIFRGLELIGRDPDGKTVLYDGRTGEQFDNKVTVGYVYMLKLHHLVDDKIHARSTGPYSLVTQQPLGGKAQFGGQRFGEMEVWALEAYGAAYTLQELLTVKSDDVVGRVKTYEAIVKGENVPEPGVPESFKVLIKELQSIGLDIKVLNEDEEEIPIGDNEDDVEPVKDIEIPGADLPVFESHRHMPKKVEEKEAVEEVSLEEEHEPEDLEDPLYDINNFDEDVVDEHVFTTINDDDDELF; encoded by the coding sequence ATGTTCAAGCCAGTTCCAGTTGGTAAGAGAATGCGTTATAGCTATGCAAAGATTAAAGAAGTTCTCGCCATGCCGAACTTAATTGAAATTCAGAAGAATTCCTACAAATGGTTCTTAGAAGCCGGTTTACGCGAAAGCTTTAAAGAAATGTCCCCAGTACAAGATTTTGCGGGCAACTTGGAATTGAGCTTTGAGGATTTTCAAATTGGAACTCCTAAGTATAGTGTTGAAGAATGTAAAGAACGCGATGCGAGTTATTCTGCGCCAATAAATGTAAATGTTCGTTTATTGTATAAAGAAACTGGTGAAATTAAAGAATCGCGCGTATTTATGGGTGACTTGCCTTTAATGACTGATACTGGCACTTTTATTATTAATGGAGCTGAACGGGTTATCGTAAGTCAGCTAGTTCGTTCTCCTGGTGTTTATTACACACAAACGAAGGATACTACTGGTGATAATCTTTACGGGGCGACAGTAATTCCTGGTCGTGGTGTTTGGATTGAATTTGAAACGGATGCTAATGGGGTTATTTATGCACGAGTAGATAGAGCGCGCAAATTCCCGTCTACCTTGTTGTTAAAAGCTTTAGGTTTAGCAAGCAATGGTGAAATAGCTGCATTTTTTAACAATGACCACCGTGTACAAGCGACTTTAGAGAGAGATCATACTAATTCTCGTGAAGAGGCATTAGTGGAAATTTATAAACGCGTTCGTCCTGGTGAGCCTGCAACTTTGGAAAATGCGCAACAATTGATTGAATCAGTGTTTTTTGATAGTAAAAAATATGATTTATCGCAAGTTGGTCGCTATAAATTAATTAAAAAACTAGGGTGGCGGAAACGTTTACTGAATAAAGTTCTCGATGCGCCATATATTGATAATCAAACGGGTGAGGTAATTATCCCCGCCGGTGTAGAAATTAGCAAAGAAATGATTGCTGAATTAGATGAAGCGGGCGTGTTTAGTGATCCAAGTATTAAAGAATTTAAAATTCGCAAAAAAGAAAAAGTAGTTAAAATGCTGTGTATTGGCGATACTTCCTATACACAAAGAACTTTAATGGTAGAAGATGTTTTTTCTGCCTATAACTATTTGTTAAATATTATGGATGAAGTTGGCAATACTGATGATATCGATCATTTGGGGAATCGTCGCTTACGTTGTGTAGGGGAATTGCTGTATGGACAATATCGTAGTGGCTTAATGCGTATGGAACGAGTTATTCGGGAACGGATGGCTGTACAAGACATTGAGCAAGTATCACCAAATGCGTTGATTAATATTCGTCCTGTGGTAGCAGCGGTTAAAGAATTTTTTGGTTCCAGCCAATTATCACAGTTTATGGATCAAACTAATCCTTTGGCTGAACTTACACATAAACGTCGTCTTTCTGCACTTGGGCCTGGTGGTTTGAGTAGAGAACGCGCCGGTTATGAAGTTCGGGACGTACATCACTCCCATTATGGTCGGATGTGCCCAATTGAAACACCAGAAGGACCGAATATTGGTTTGATTGGTTCTTTATCAACATTTGCGATTATCAATGAGTTTGGCTTTATGGAAACTCCATATCGTTTAGTTGATAAAACAACCAATAAAGTTACCGATGAAATTGTTTATTTAGCAGCGGATGAAGAAGATGAATTCTATTGCGCACAAGCTAATGAACCACTCAATGAAGATGGTTATTTTAAAGATGATAAGATTACGGTACGTTATCGTCATGATATTTTATCAGTGCCAGTAAAACGTGTTGACTTTATGGATGTTTCGCCTAAACAGGTTGTTTCTATTGCAACGGCACTAATTCCTTTCTTGGAAAACGATGATGCGAATCGGGCTTTGATGGGTGCGAACATGCAACGTCAAGCAGTGCCATTACTTAGAACTCAGGCGCCATTAGTTGGTACAGGTATTGAGTATAAGGCGGCAGTAGATTCTGGAGTTTGTATTTTAGCTAAAAATGAAGGGGTAGTTGAACGCGTAACTAGTGATGAAATTCATATTCGTACGGATTTCGGCGCTTTGGATCGTTATAAATTGTTAAAGTTTAAGCGTTCTAACCAAGGAACATGTATAAATCAACGCCCAATTGTTTATAAAGGTGACCGAGTAGTTAAAAATGAAGTGTTGGCAGATGGTCCAGCAACTGATGGTGGCGAATTAGCGCTAGGCTATAATGTGATCGTAGCCTTTATGCCTTGGGAAGGTTATAACTATGAGGATGCGATTTTGCTAAATGAAGATTTAGTAAAAGCCGACGTATTTACTTCGATTCATATTGAAGAATATGAGTGTGATGCGCGTGATACTAAATTGGGACCAGAAGAAATTACTCGCGATATCCCTAATATTGGTGATAATGCCATAAAAGATTTGGATGAACGTGGGATTATCCGTATCGGTGCGGAAGTTCGCCCTGGTGATATTTTAGTAGGTAAAGTAACTCCAAAAGGAGAAACAGAACTTACGGCGGAAGAGAAGCTTTTAAGAGCTATTTTTGGTGAAAAAGCCCGGGAAGTACGTGATACTTCACTGCGCGTACCACATGGTGAAGCTGGTAAAATTGTTAATATAAAAGTATTTAGTCGCGAAAATGGTGACGAGTTGCCACCAGGGGTAAACGTACAAGTGCGCGTATATATCGCTCAAAAACGTAAAATCTCTGAAGGGGACAAAATGGCGGGTCGTCATGGTAATAAAGGGGTTGTGTCGCGGATTATGCCGCGCGAAGATATGCCGTTTTTACCAGATGGTCGACCAGTACAAATTGTACTAAATCCTCTAGGGGTACCAAGTCGGATGAATATCGGACAGATTCTGGAAACTCATTTAGGTTGGGTAGCAGCAACTTTAGGAATGCAAATCAAGGCTAGTGAGCTAGGTATTGCCGAAAAACTTGATGAACTTGGTTATGATATGGATAAATATGGCATGCCAATTCCTGACAAAGCTGGTATTCACATTGCTACACCAGTATTTGACGGTGCGCATGAAACTGATATTTTCCGTGGGTTAGAGCTAATCGGTCGTGATCCAGATGGTAAAACTGTGCTCTATGATGGTCGAACCGGGGAACAATTTGATAATAAAGTAACTGTTGGTTATGTATATATGCTGAAATTACATCATTTGGTTGATGATAAAATTCATGCGCGTTCTACAGGCCCGTACTCTCTAGTTACACAACAACCGTTGGGTGGTAAAGCTCAATTCGGTGGACAAAGATTTGGAGAGATGGAAGTTTGGGCACTGGAAGCTTATGGTGCTGCATATACGCTACAAGAGTTGTTGACTGTTAAATCTGATGATGTTGTGGGCCGTGTAAAAACCTATGAAGCAATTGTTAAAGGTGAAAACGTGCCAGAACCAGGAGTACCTGAGTCCTTTAAAGTACTTATCAAAGAATTACAAAGTATCGGCTTAGATATTAAAGTGCTAAATGAGGATGAAGAAGAAATTCCTATTGGGGATAATGAAGATGATGTCGAACCAGTTAAAGATATAGAAATACCAGGAGCAGATTTGCCAGTGTTCGAATCGCATCGTCATATGCCGAAAAAGGTTGAAGAAAAAGAAGCTGTTGAAGAAGTTAGCTTGGAAGAAGAGCATGAGCCAGAGGATTTAGAAGATCCTCTATATGATATAAATAATTTTGATGAAGATGTTGTTGATGAACATGTTTTCACGACAATTAATGATGATGACGACGAGCTATTCTAA
- a CDS encoding sulfite exporter TauE/SafE family protein: MFVDIYVFCVILFSNFLQTTTGFGYAIVTTPLLALVLPAKESVMLTMLTALIARLSMLKLVSGAGSFRDIRPLLFTGLIGSAVGAYTLAAINEYWLKIFIAIILLFTAWGLWKERRIEIKHPKRIERLVGACSGFLGSTTSINGPPIIMYYLNAGMAEDKALFRGHLTRYFLVMNVIGVILAFGFGTMQVGSLWKFVLYSLPALFFGLYFGEKLFQRINAQAFKRMTLLMVVCSAVLILANAANVK, from the coding sequence ATGTTTGTTGATATCTATGTTTTTTGCGTGATTTTATTTTCGAATTTTTTACAGACAACTACTGGTTTTGGCTATGCAATTGTGACGACACCGCTATTGGCCCTGGTGTTGCCAGCCAAAGAGAGTGTGATGTTAACGATGTTAACGGCTTTGATTGCGCGGTTGTCGATGTTAAAGCTGGTTAGTGGCGCGGGTAGTTTCAGGGATATTAGGCCATTGTTATTTACTGGGCTTATTGGTTCGGCAGTAGGAGCTTATACTTTGGCTGCGATTAATGAATACTGGCTAAAAATTTTTATTGCGATTATTTTATTATTTACGGCTTGGGGCTTGTGGAAAGAGCGGCGGATTGAAATTAAACACCCTAAACGGATAGAGCGCTTAGTCGGAGCCTGTTCGGGATTTTTGGGCTCGACAACTAGCATTAATGGACCACCGATAATTATGTATTATTTAAATGCCGGTATGGCTGAAGATAAGGCGTTATTTAGAGGACATTTAACACGATATTTTTTAGTAATGAATGTTATTGGCGTAATTTTAGCTTTTGGTTTTGGTACAATGCAGGTTGGTTCGCTGTGGAAATTTGTCTTGTACTCTCTGCCAGCACTGTTTTTTGGCCTATATTTTGGTGAAAAACTTTTTCAACGTATTAATGCTCAAGCTTTTAAACGGATGACCTTGTTGATGGTAGTTTGTAGTGCGGTGTTGATTTTAGCAAATGCAGCGAATGTAAAATAA
- the rplA gene encoding 50S ribosomal protein L1, whose protein sequence is MAKLSKKYQEASKLVEENKLYDLAEAIELVRKTSVTKFDATVEVAIKLGVDPKYADQQVRGAVVLPHGTGKSKTVLVFAKGDKVKEAEAAGADFVGSEELVAKIQAGWSDFDVAVATPDMMGLVGRLGKVLGPKGLMPNPKVGTVTLDVTRAINEIKAGKIEYRTDKAGNIHAPVGKVSFDESKLLENVQTLIETLIKVKPSGAKGQYVRTITLSTTMGPGVKVNAVKAVLGK, encoded by the coding sequence ATGGCTAAATTAAGCAAAAAATATCAAGAAGCTTCTAAGCTTGTTGAAGAAAACAAATTATATGACTTGGCAGAAGCAATTGAATTAGTGAGAAAAACTTCTGTAACTAAATTTGATGCAACTGTAGAAGTAGCAATAAAATTGGGTGTTGACCCTAAATATGCTGACCAACAAGTGCGTGGCGCAGTAGTGTTACCACATGGTACAGGTAAAAGCAAAACTGTATTAGTTTTTGCAAAAGGCGATAAAGTAAAAGAAGCGGAAGCTGCTGGCGCTGATTTCGTTGGTTCTGAAGAATTGGTAGCTAAAATCCAAGCTGGCTGGTCTGATTTTGATGTAGCGGTAGCTACACCAGATATGATGGGTCTTGTTGGTAGATTGGGTAAAGTATTAGGTCCTAAAGGTTTAATGCCAAATCCAAAAGTTGGTACTGTTACTCTTGATGTAACTCGTGCTATTAATGAAATTAAAGCTGGTAAAATTGAGTATAGAACAGATAAAGCAGGTAACATTCATGCTCCTGTAGGAAAAGTTTCTTTTGATGAAAGCAAACTTCTAGAAAATGTTCAAACTTTGATTGAAACTCTTATAAAAGTTAAACCATCTGGCGCTAAAGGCCAATATGTTCGCACGATCACTTTGTCTACAACTATGGGACCTGGTGTGAAAGTGAATGCGGTTAAAGCTGTATTGGGTAAATAA